Genomic window (Drosophila willistoni isolate 14030-0811.24 chromosome 2L unlocalized genomic scaffold, UCI_dwil_1.1 Seg196, whole genome shotgun sequence):
TGCTAGTGTTTCTTAACTCTGaataaatattacaaattaataACCAATTGTCCATTCTTAGCCTCACTGCATGGCCCTTCTAGGATGGATATAATGAGATCCCCCATCGCTATCATGTTGATAAATGGCCGACATGACGATCAACAGACTTGCGGCAAACAAAAATCTCACAATGTTGTTAAAGACAAAAGCACCAGAAGCACGTTGATTACTTTGATCGGACATTATTTGTTTGTAGTTTTATTCTTTGGCGATATTCGAATTGCTCACGATTTGCTTTCGCTCAGGGATCGAATGATACTGATTGAGTATCAAGCGAGCTCCAATGTTTTTATTGCAATATTCTCGAGAAGCTTGCTCTGTCTGTGTGACTGACTGTGTGTTTTCCCCACGAGCAACCAGTCACCCGTCAACTAAAGAGATAAAGACAGGCCTCTGTCTCTGCGTGTTTGCCACTCAGAACATTCTGAGTAGCCAGAAAATTCCAAAATGCTGTGCGAATCCCAGTTCATTTAACCGATCCGCTGTCGTCATTAAGAAGTCGATAATACATGAACAAAGATCTCGAATCTCACTCTCAATGACGTCCCAACTGCATTCGCATCAGAACTTATGCTAATATGCAAAATCGTCTCTGTTTGTTCGAGTGACTTCTCAAAATACTCTCCTTAAGCTATTAGATTGATATTCTTAAGGCAATGTCTTGGCGTTTCTTCAAAATACTTTATATAAAAATGCTTGAAATTCACTTTTGATTTTCGTGTTTGGAATAGAGAACAGAGTATATGATGATCACAAATAGGATTAGGATGGAATGTATATGTCTTGGTTATTTTCTGtgatttttctaaatttttatagagatgtttttaatacaatttcattaaaattttgtatatatttattctagCTTGCCAATATTTCTACTTGTTTATGGAATTTCGAAtgcaattttcattaaaatacTGTATTTAGTATGTTTATTTTAAGaattaaatattgatttatttgaaatagaaaaaaattgtttgcttattttttcaaaattttttttggcaaataaaagaataataaGCAGTTACTTTAGTAGTTTTTATtggatataaaaaaaactttattttaatttgaaaatatttttttatagttACTCTTTTTCAAGTTGAAAATTGTCCCGTAGTGTATTTTACACTATGGTTTTTGACTGGATCTGAACAATAGATTGAACAAATGTTTGTACtgagaaaaataaagaaaaacttgCCCCATATTCGTATTGTAAGCAACTTTGATTAGAGCTTGTTGTTAATGTCTTGTTTTAGATTAAAGAATCTCGTGTCTTACCAGACTTTTTCTTATGCAAGTATTAAAACCAAAAGTACTTCTCTCTTATCAGCTAAAAAATAATTCAACTTTTCTTAGTGTCTTGTGTACTTTatgcatttattttgtttgggggaaattcaatttcgtttttaaactaaattatGAAATTACAAGTACCCCAACTCATGGTTTGGTTATATACATCTATATCCATgtatacgtgtgtgtgtgtgtgtgtgtgtacctaCAAAAGTAAGTCCAAATAACGAGCGTTTGTATAAATAATGCGCATTGTGTGCTAATTTTTGGCATCTTGCCTACGTGAAGTGACTCTCAAATTGggcaaaaatataaaaaaaagactCGACGATGCGCATTTTCGGTGTCTCCCGTACAAATAGAACTTGGAATTATTATAATACACTCTCTGTCTCTGATTCTGATTCTGATTCTCATTCTGTCTCTGATTGTGTACTTTGGTGATGTTGTCATACGGCAATTAGTTGTTGAACAAATTGGTAACTAAACGGGACAGAAATTGCTTTGCAGAAATCTAAAAAGGTTacaaatcaattaattaacaacaaattagtttttatttgtttgtgggCAAACTTACCTCATATAACGTTGAAATTTAGGTCTATTGCAGAGATTAGAACAGGttgcaaatattttgcaaacattttgccaaactaaatttatagatacatataatttttgtggcatgtTTTCTCCAGAAACTCAGAATTGCaactgaaatgaaaattaGGAGTCTAGGAAAAATCAACCCAGGTAGATGCAAAGGATGAACAGCTGCCTGAGGATTCTTTTGTCTTGATTTCAAGGGCA
Coding sequences:
- the LOC6639781 gene encoding uncharacterized protein LOC6639781, which produces MSDQSNQRASGAFVFNNIVRFLFAASLLIVMSAIYQHDSDGGSHYIHPRRAMQ